In a single window of the Novipirellula caenicola genome:
- the rnpA gene encoding ribonuclease P protein component, which translates to MRPSWQISVRYRFPKSRRILHSSQFTVILRRGVCVADGVLVLFAVESEPGSPSRLGVTIPKRTGNAVARNHWKRLIRESFRTQQDRVPDGMNLVVRPKKGATADWAKIQKSIPYLTRKAARRLGSEK; encoded by the coding sequence GTGCGTCCTTCATGGCAAATCTCTGTGCGTTATCGGTTTCCTAAATCACGTCGTATTCTTCACAGTTCGCAGTTCACCGTGATCCTGCGTCGCGGCGTGTGTGTGGCCGACGGCGTGTTAGTGTTGTTCGCCGTTGAAAGCGAGCCGGGATCTCCGAGTCGATTGGGGGTGACGATCCCCAAACGCACAGGGAACGCGGTGGCAAGAAACCACTGGAAACGTCTGATCCGCGAGTCGTTTCGGACGCAGCAGGACCGGGTGCCCGACGGCATGAACTTGGTCGTCCGTCCCAAAAAAGGTGCTACCGCAGACTGGGCAAAGATCCAAAAATCGATTCCCTATTTGACTCGCAAAGCGGCCCGGCGATTGGGAAGCGAGAAGTGA